One Spirochaeta africana DSM 8902 genomic window carries:
- a CDS encoding RNA polymerase sigma factor, with protein sequence MVLRIVNNEDAAEELVQEAFIKYYEHRERLADVAQAKYWLIRVSKNMALNYQKRKGREYRAYEKAFFEPKRAQETGETALLKQDSAQQVQDVLQQLPEKLRTVLVLKEYGGLSYKEIGAVMGIREGNVKVRVFRARERIAKLMEEGDVYIP encoded by the coding sequence GTGGTATTGCGGATCGTGAATAATGAGGATGCCGCCGAGGAGCTGGTGCAGGAGGCTTTTATCAAGTACTACGAGCACCGCGAGCGGCTGGCAGATGTGGCGCAGGCTAAATACTGGCTGATTCGGGTTTCCAAGAACATGGCCCTGAACTATCAGAAGCGCAAGGGTCGTGAGTATCGCGCCTACGAAAAGGCGTTTTTTGAGCCGAAGCGGGCTCAGGAGACCGGAGAGACTGCCCTGCTCAAGCAGGATTCAGCGCAGCAGGTTCAGGATGTACTGCAGCAGTTGCCGGAAAAGTTGCGCACCGTACTGGTGCTGAAAGAGTATGGCGGGCTTTCCTACAAGGAAATCGGTGCTGTTATGGGCATACGCGAAGGAAACGTAAAGGTGCGCGTGTTTCGCGCACGTGAACGGATTGCCAAGTTGATGGAGGAAGGTGATGTCTACATCCCGTGA